In one Sporomusa sphaeroides DSM 2875 genomic region, the following are encoded:
- a CDS encoding helix-turn-helix domain-containing protein — MRILQLCAERNISLNELALSSLLTQSTINNITSGRNKSVKVSTIETICKGLGITLFDFFEPTRRPKFTPEATAELKEFENYLIKKYNLK; from the coding sequence ATGCGAATTTTGCAATTATGCGCTGAGCGGAATATATCGCTTAATGAACTGGCCTTGTCATCACTTTTAACACAATCTACAATTAACAACATCACTTCCGGTAGAAACAAATCTGTAAAAGTCAGCACTATTGAAACGATTTGCAAAGGTCTTGGCATTACCTTGTTTGATTTTTTTGAGCCAACCAGGCGGCCTAAGTTTACACCAGAGGCTACCGCTGAACTAAAGGAATTCGAGAATTATCTTATAAAAAAATACAATCTCAAGTAA
- a CDS encoding helix-turn-helix transcriptional regulator, protein MERNYIKEYRKKRGIKTQAALARLAGVPESTLGEIERHKMLGNKETLQKIAAALQVAIEELYVPPKQ, encoded by the coding sequence ATGGAGCGCAACTATATCAAAGAATACAGAAAAAAACGAGGCATAAAAACCCAGGCAGCTCTGGCTCGTTTAGCAGGCGTACCAGAGTCTACGCTGGGCGAAATTGAACGGCATAAAATGTTAGGTAACAAAGAAACATTGCAAAAAATTGCAGCAGCATTACAGGTAGCGATCGAGGAGTTGTATGTACCGCCGAAGCAGTGA